GATCCGCTCCCGTGGAGATCGGCACACAGCAAAGCGACGGGGCCAGCCGACCAGGATGGAGTCGTGGTTTCGGGCTCACCATGGCAATACTTGGTGCGGTCTCCCTTGCCGGACCTGCTCCGGAAACCGGTGCCGGCGGCAGTGGAAGTGTCGACTGCAACGCCAATCCGAGTGCGCCCGGGTGCGGTGTCGTCGTCGGCGCGCCGGATGGCGACCGTAGGGGCGGTAACGGTGGCGGCCTGGGCTCTATGACGAACCGCCGGCTCATGGCCTGTCTCGTTGGCGCATTAGCGCTGCTTGTTACGGCGTGCAGCGCCGACGAGACCTACGGCTCGCCGCCTACCCCGCCGCCAGCGACGGCATCGGCCACGCCAAGCCTCGAACCAGCCGACGCGGCAGAGAAAGATGTTCTCACAGCGTACCGGGGCATGTGGGACGCATTGGTGGAGGCAGGCAAGGTCTCGGATCCCGACGACCCCGATCTGCGAAAGTACGCCTCCGATCAGGCCCTGAGGTTGATCGTCAACGCGCTCTACATCAATCGGCAGCAGGGTGAGGTCATCCTCGGCGAACTGATACTCGACCCTCAGATTTCGGCTCTCGTGCCCGCCGCAGATCCCACCACGGCCACGGTCCTGGACTGCGTGAACGACGAGAACTGGTTGGAGTACAAGGCATCCGGCGGTCTGGTCAACGAGGAGCCCGGAGGCAGACACCGCATGACCGCCACTGTCGATCGGACCGCCGAGGGTTGGCGGGTCAGTTCATTCATCCTGGAGGAGGCCGGGACATGCTGACCGGCGGACCACGACTCGCGGCTCTGGTCATCGTCGTGGTGACAGCCCTCGTCGTATCGGCAGCAGTCGCCTACGCCGGTGGCGGTACCGGCGGTGTGCAATGCAGCGGGGACGACGCTCGCCCGGTCTGTGACGTCAACGCTGGTACTCCCAGCAAGCAGGGAAGCCCGAGCGCTGGTGGGAACGGCGGGGGCCAAAGCGGCGACGGCACGTGCCGTAACCCTTCCGGTGAGGAGATTCCGTGCGAGCGGGACGGGGGCTGGGCAGGCGCTGACGGTTGCTACTACGCGCCTGCCGATCCGCCGCCGTCCACGATCGAGGCCCTTGGTGGTCAGCCGGCGGGCGAGGGTGGCTGGTACATACGGATCTGCTATGGCGAGGACGCATCGTTCGGGGCCGTGGTGTGGATTGCTGGCGATCCGCCGGTGGTGTCTCCGGCGGTGTTGGCCCGGCAGGCGTGGGCGCGGCTTGATCTGCCGTCGGTCGTCATCCGGATGAATCCGTCCGGTGAGCAGCTGGTCAATCTGCCGGTGTGGCTGGCTCTCGAGGAGGGGTCGTGGCGTTCGCAGTCGGCGACGGCTTCCGTGCCGGGTGTCTCGGTGACGGCGACGGCGCGGCCGGTGGGGGCGAGTTGGTCGATGGGCGACGGGACGACCGTGACCTGTGAGGGTCCGGGGACGCCGTGGGCGTCGGGTGCCGATCCGGCGAAGGCGTCGCCTGATTGCGGGCATGTCTACCGGCGGTCGTCTGCAGCCGCACCGGGCGGCGCCTACACGGTGATGGTCACGGTGACGTGGGAGGTGACCTGGGCTGGTGCCGGGCAGTCCGGCACAGTGCCGGCACTGACCACCAGCGGGCAGGTGCAGGCCCGGGTGCAGGAGTCGCAGGCAGTCGTTCGCTAGGCCAGCAAGTTCGGTTCGTTCGAGCGCCGAGTCCGAGGAGGAGACGTCATGGCGCTGGATTCCGTGCGCCCAAAATCAGGTCGAGAGGGTGGCGCGACGGCTGCTGCCCGTGCGGGTCGGGGACCGTGGCGGGCGACCCGGCGGCGTCGCCGGTTGCCGTTCGTCGCGCTGGGCGGCCTGCTGGTCATCGTGTGCGTGCTGGCCTACGCCTACGGGGCAGCGCAGCTGGGTGACCGTGTTCAGGTGCTCGCGGTGGCGCGGCCGGTGGCGGCCGGGCAGGCGATCACCGCTGCGCATCTGACGCAGGTCTCGGCCGCCCGTGAATCGCGTGTGCGGCTGGTGCCGGCTTCGAACGCCGTGGAGGTGGTGGGTCGTACGGCGGTGGTGCCGTTGGTAGCCGGCATGTTGTTGACGCCGGAGGTACTCGGCGACGCGGCGTTTCCGCCGGGCGGTCAGGTGACCGCCTCGGTGGCGGTGAAGCCGGGCCAGTATCCGCAAGGGCTGGCGGCTGGCGCGCGGGTCGCGGTCTACGTCCCAGCGTCTGTACAGGATGACGGCCAGCCGGACCCGGCACCGACCTCGGCACCGACCTCGGCGGCGACACCGGACCGGTTGGCGGCGGTGGTGCTGGGGGTCGACCTCGCTGGCGATGGCCAGGGCGCGACGGTCATCACCCTGTTGTTGGATGCCTCAGACGCGCCAGTGTTAGCGGCGGCTCCGGCTGGCGCTGTGGTGCTGATGCAGACCTCACCGGTGGAGGGCTGACATGCCCTTGCTGGCGGTGACGTATGTGAAGGGTCGTCCGGGTGCGACGACGACCGCGCTCGGGTTGGCCGCGGTGGCGCCGGAGTGGGCGCGGCCGGTGGTGGTGGAGTGCGATCCGGCGGGTGGCGACCTGACGCGCCGGCACCGGTTGCGGGCAGCGCCGAGCATCGTCGATTTGGCCGCTGCGGCGCGGGGTGTGGCGAGCCCTGGGGATGTGTACGCCGTCGCGTCGCAGCAGTTGCTGGTGGCTGACGTCGCGGTGCCGGTGGTAGGGGCCCCGGCCGGCGGCGCGCAGACCCGGGCGGCGGTGCCGGAGTTGACCGGCAGCGGCCGGGCGGTGCTGACCGCGTCGGATCGGGTCGTGGTGGCGGACTGCGGCCGCTTGGGTCCGGGGTCACCAGTGTGGCCGTTGCTGCGGCAAGCGGATGTGGTGTTG
The sequence above is a segment of the Solwaraspora sp. WMMD406 genome. Coding sequences within it:
- a CDS encoding SAF domain-containing protein; translation: MPFVALGGLLVIVCVLAYAYGAAQLGDRVQVLAVARPVAAGQAITAAHLTQVSAARESRVRLVPASNAVEVVGRTAVVPLVAGMLLTPEVLGDAAFPPGGQVTASVAVKPGQYPQGLAAGARVAVYVPASVQDDGQPDPAPTSAPTSAATPDRLAAVVLGVDLAGDGQGATVITLLLDASDAPVLAAAPAGAVVLMQTSPVEG